One Gemmatimonadetes bacterium T265 genomic region harbors:
- a CDS encoding 3-oxoacyl-ACP reductase, with translation MIVTGAASGIGLATARRFGSEGARVVIADRDAAGAAAAADEVKGAGAPDAWGAACDVSDEGAVVACVAETIKRFGSLDVVVNNAGLMTFTPLSDLTGDDWRRVFGVDLLGTFFFIKQAFLHMPTGGSVVNVSSIHAIETEALVAPYAAAKAAVVSLTRSAAIEGKPRGIRVNAVLPGAVDTPMLWDNPNVKSGVEKVDRSMVGEPEDLAAVIAFLASDEAKFVQGTTLVVDGGRLDRL, from the coding sequence GTGATCGTCACCGGGGCCGCGAGCGGCATCGGACTCGCCACCGCCAGGCGCTTCGGGAGCGAGGGCGCGCGCGTCGTGATCGCCGACCGCGACGCCGCGGGCGCGGCCGCCGCGGCCGACGAGGTCAAGGGCGCGGGCGCGCCCGACGCCTGGGGCGCCGCCTGCGACGTGTCGGACGAGGGCGCGGTCGTCGCCTGCGTCGCCGAAACGATCAAGCGGTTCGGCTCGCTCGACGTCGTGGTGAACAACGCGGGGCTGATGACCTTCACCCCACTTTCCGACCTCACCGGCGACGACTGGCGCCGCGTGTTCGGCGTCGACCTGCTCGGGACGTTCTTCTTCATCAAGCAGGCGTTCCTACACATGCCCACGGGCGGCAGCGTGGTGAACGTGTCGAGCATCCACGCGATCGAGACCGAGGCGCTCGTGGCCCCGTACGCGGCGGCCAAGGCCGCGGTGGTCTCGCTCACCCGCTCGGCGGCGATCGAGGGGAAGCCACGCGGGATCCGCGTCAACGCGGTACTCCCCGGCGCGGTCGACACGCCGATGCTGTGGGACAACCCGAACGTGAAGAGCGGCGTCGAAAAGGTGGACCGCAGCATGGTCGGTGAGCCCGAGGACCTCGCGGCGGTGATCGCGTTCCTCGCCTCGGACGAGGCGAAATTCGTACAGGGGACGACGCTGGTCGTGGACGGGGGGCGGCTCGACCGGCTGTAG
- a CDS encoding glycoside hydrolase family 1: MHRAPSGPRFMFATGIENSYPTIRGGRVRVDEMEKCGHYAHWQTDFALVEELGTAFLRYGPPIHTTWLGDARYDWAFADVTFAELRRRDITPIVDLCHFGVPDWIGDFQNPDFPERFAVYARAFAARFPWVQFYTPVNEMYVCAIFSARYGWWNEQMSTERAFVTALKHVVRANVLAMRAILAVRPDAIFVQSESSEYFHARSPDAIGRAEQLNEIRFVSLDLNYGRRVGSEMYEFLLDNGMTRDEYHFFLGQGLKPHCVMGNDYYVTNEHMVAPDGSTEPAGEVFGYHVITSQYYQRYGLPVMHTETNLTQGPAGDEAVRWLRKEWANVLRVRNDGVPILGFTWYSLTDQVDWDTALREPNGTVNPLGLYDLDRKVRPVGQAYQELIREWRDVLPTQSMVLALPAFPPSRQDDPLVRQVRTYAGERNAARASAAAHAAAAAPDDGAAASPPTPEPSPHL, from the coding sequence ATGCACCGCGCCCCGAGCGGTCCCCGCTTCATGTTCGCCACCGGCATTGAGAACAGCTACCCGACCATCCGGGGCGGCCGGGTGCGGGTGGACGAGATGGAGAAGTGCGGCCACTACGCGCACTGGCAGACCGACTTCGCGCTCGTCGAGGAGCTCGGCACCGCCTTCCTCCGCTACGGCCCCCCCATCCACACGACGTGGCTCGGCGACGCGCGCTACGACTGGGCATTCGCCGACGTGACCTTCGCCGAGCTCCGGCGGCGCGACATCACGCCGATCGTCGACCTCTGCCACTTCGGGGTGCCCGACTGGATCGGCGACTTCCAGAACCCCGACTTCCCGGAGCGCTTCGCGGTCTACGCGCGGGCGTTCGCCGCGCGGTTCCCGTGGGTGCAGTTCTACACGCCGGTGAACGAGATGTACGTCTGCGCGATCTTCTCCGCCCGCTACGGGTGGTGGAACGAGCAGATGAGCACGGAGCGGGCGTTCGTGACCGCACTCAAGCACGTCGTCCGGGCGAACGTGCTCGCGATGCGCGCGATCCTCGCCGTGCGGCCCGACGCGATCTTCGTGCAGAGCGAGTCGAGCGAGTACTTCCACGCCCGGAGCCCCGACGCGATCGGCCGCGCCGAGCAGCTGAACGAGATCCGCTTCGTGTCGCTCGACCTCAACTACGGCCGGCGCGTCGGCTCCGAGATGTACGAGTTCCTGCTCGACAACGGCATGACGCGCGACGAGTACCACTTCTTCTTGGGGCAGGGCCTCAAGCCGCACTGCGTGATGGGCAACGACTACTACGTGACCAACGAACACATGGTCGCCCCCGACGGGTCGACCGAGCCCGCGGGTGAGGTGTTCGGCTACCACGTGATCACGTCGCAGTACTACCAGCGCTACGGGCTGCCGGTGATGCACACCGAGACGAACCTCACCCAGGGCCCGGCCGGTGATGAGGCCGTGCGCTGGCTGCGGAAGGAGTGGGCGAACGTGCTCCGCGTGCGCAACGACGGCGTGCCGATCCTCGGCTTCACCTGGTATTCGCTCACCGACCAGGTGGACTGGGACACGGCCCTCCGCGAGCCGAACGGCACCGTCAACCCGCTCGGCTTGTACGACCTCGACCGCAAGGTCCGCCCCGTGGGGCAGGCGTACCAGGAGCTCATCCGCGAGTGGCGCGACGTGCTCCCGACGCAGAGCATGGTGCTCGCACTCCCCGCGTTCCCGCCGAGCCGCCAGGACGACCCGCTCGTGCGGCAGGTCCGGACGTACGCCGGCGAGCGGAACGCCGCCCGCGCATCCGCCGCGGCGCACGCGGCCGCAGCGGCGCCCGACGACGGCGCCGCCGCGTCTCCACCCACACCCGAGCCGTCCCCGCATTTATGA
- a CDS encoding hydrolase codes for MAPPVALSRADRGRGSPTFIFLHYYAGSARAWDAVVAALAPRHRCVAADLRGFGDSPAPAAGYAVGDSADDLAALVTALGFGGPSGRYVLVGHSMGGKIAMALAARRPAGLAGLVLVAPSPPTPEPMTEASRAHTLASYGDHAAAVDTACRITVRPLAPAAFDQVVADSLRSSRVAWDAWMRAGSREDISAAMPGVDAPTLVVAGGRDPVMAHATLEREVRGRIAGARMLDVADVGHLVPVEAPAELAAALGAFAAALPLP; via the coding sequence ATGGCGCCGCCTGTCGCCCTGTCCCGCGCCGACCGCGGGCGGGGGAGCCCCACGTTCATCTTCCTCCACTACTACGCCGGCTCGGCGCGCGCGTGGGACGCCGTCGTCGCCGCGCTCGCCCCCCGGCACCGCTGCGTCGCGGCCGACCTGCGCGGCTTCGGCGACTCGCCCGCGCCCGCCGCCGGCTACGCGGTCGGCGACTCGGCCGACGACCTGGCCGCGTTGGTCACCGCGCTCGGGTTCGGCGGCCCGTCGGGCCGGTACGTGCTCGTCGGGCACTCGATGGGCGGCAAGATCGCGATGGCGCTCGCCGCGCGCCGGCCGGCGGGGCTCGCCGGGCTCGTGCTCGTCGCGCCCTCGCCACCGACGCCCGAGCCGATGACCGAGGCGAGCCGCGCCCACACGCTCGCCAGCTACGGCGACCACGCCGCCGCCGTCGACACCGCATGCCGGATCACCGTGCGCCCGCTCGCGCCGGCCGCGTTCGACCAAGTCGTCGCCGACAGCCTGCGCAGCTCGCGCGTCGCGTGGGACGCGTGGATGCGCGCGGGGAGCCGCGAGGACATTTCGGCGGCGATGCCGGGCGTCGACGCGCCCACGCTCGTCGTGGCCGGCGGCCGGGACCCGGTGATGGCGCACGCGACGCTCGAGCGCGAGGTGCGGGGCCGCATCGCGGGCGCGCGCATGCTCGACGTCGCCGACGTTGGGCACCTCGTTCCGGTCGAGGCCCCCGCGGAGCTCGCGGCCGCACTCGGCGCGTTCGCCGCCGCGCTGCCGCTGCCGTGA
- a CDS encoding hypothetical protein (frameshifted, deletion at around 44416), whose product MPTSDGLATTRVSHRVGALGALALVPSAAACGAPNSPSYMRPAGPAADAEATLGWWLTGVSAAVVVVVTAVLLVAIFRRRPDAGGGRERPSARRALAVDDAHPPATDAKQGGTRRHGGDSGLPWIYWGTGVSIVVLVAAFVGIVGTLRAVARPPSVPTLTLDITGHQWWWEAQYHDSLPEHAFYTANELHIPVGRPVRVRLRAGDVIHSFWVPELAGKTDVIPGQINEMWLEASRAGRYRGQCAEYCGMEHAKMALYVVADPPAEFERWAAGQRASAVPLVPAAIRSAASGRASQPVGESMPATRAQPVNGADEAGLVSGFGPPVATPSPAVAPTYVAAGGTAGAGPTSAGLTGVGPTADSLARAGQAVFLANCGACHAVRGSDALGRVGPDLTHVASRATIAGGILPNTTGNLAGWVANAQTVKPGARMPALPLPPNDLLAVVHYLQTLR is encoded by the coding sequence ATGCCGACCAGTGACGGACTCGCGACGACCCGCGTATCGCACCGAGTGGGTGCGTTAGGCGCCCTCGCGCTGGTCCCATCCGCCGCGGCCTGTGGAGCGCCCAACTCGCCGAGCTACATGCGACCCGCCGGCCCGGCGGCGGACGCGGAGGCGACGCTCGGCTGGTGGCTCACGGGCGTGTCGGCGGCGGTGGTCGTGGTGGTGACGGCGGTGCTGCTCGTTGCGATCTTCCGGCGGCGTCCGGACGCGGGCGGCGGGCGCGAACGCCCCTCGGCGCGCCGCGCGCTGGCCGTGGACGACGCCCATCCACCGGCCACGGACGCGAAGCAGGGCGGCACGCGACGGCACGGCGGCGACAGCGGGCTCCCCTGGATCTACTGGGGCACGGGCGTCTCGATCGTCGTGCTCGTCGCCGCGTTCGTCGGGATCGTGGGCACGTTGCGCGCCGTGGCGCGCCCGCCGAGCGTGCCCACGCTCACGCTCGACATCACGGGGCACCAGTGGTGGTGGGAGGCGCAGTACCACGACTCGCTTCCCGAGCACGCTTTCTACACCGCCAACGAGCTGCACATCCCGGTGGGCCGCCCGGTGCGCGTGCGGCTGCGCGCGGGCGACGTGATTCACAGCTTCTGGGTGCCCGAGCTCGCGGGGAAGACGGACGTGATTCCCGGGCAGATCAACGAGATGTGGCTGGAGGCGAGCCGTGCGGGGCGCTACCGCGGGCAGTGCGCCGAGTACTGCGGGATGGAGCACGCGAAGATGGCGCTGTACGTGGTCGCCGATCCGCCGGCCGAGTTCGAGCGGTGGGCCGCGGGGCAGCGGGCGTCGGCCGTGCCGCTTGTGCCGGCCGCGATCCGGAGCGCCGCGAGCGGGCGCGCGAGTCAGCCCGTGGGTGAGTCGATGCCCGCCACGCGCGCGCAGCCGGTGAACGGCGCCGACGAGGCCGGCCTGGTGTCGGGCTTCGGCCCGCCGGTGGCGACGCCGTCACCGGCGGTCGCGCCGACGTACGTGGCTGCGGGGGGGACCGCGGGGGCGGGGCCGACGTCGGCGGGCCTGACGGGGGTGGGCCCAACGGCGGATTCGCTCGCGCGGGCCGGACAGGCGGTGTTCCTCGCCAACTGCGGCGCGTGCCACGCGGTGCGCGGCAGCGACGCGTTGGGCCGGGTCGGGCCCGACCTCACGCACGTCGCTTCGCGCGCGACGATCGCGGGCGGCATCCTGCCCAACACCACCGGCAACCTCGCTGGCTGGGTCGCCAACGCGCAGACCGTGAAGCCCGGCGCACGGATGCCCGCGCTGCCGCTCCCGCCGAACGACCTGCTCGCCGTCGTCCACTACCTGCAGACGCTGCGTTGA
- a CDS encoding methanol dehydrogenase yields MLAVGGALVAFTGCGKPKAAGLDAANALPPSGRAPLAAGDVANPAMLTRAARWYPPGATEGNWLTTGRDYGMTRYSPLTEITPANVGRLKTAFSFSTAVPHGHEATPLVAGNTMYVVAPFPDRAYALDLTQPGAPVKWTFEPDPSPTAVGKACCDAVTRGAMIADGKLIYNLLDDHTVAVDTATGHEVWRTKMANVEDGITMTMAPLVVGDRVYVGNSGGEMGAHGWVAALDVHTGKELWRAFSTGPDSLVRINDTYKPFYSWLKGKDLGATSWPADAWRHGAGAVWGWISYDPDLDLVYHGTSNPGPWNADQRQGLNLFTSAVFARDPATGYARWAFQFTPHNEWDYDGVNWNILADLPVNGQTRKVMVQFNRNGFAYTIDRATGEVLVAKPFGYLNWATGIDPKTAQPIVNPEKETVPAGRWVRNICPPDIGVTNWQPAAYSARTGLFYAAVNNACMDYKGREASYIAGTPYWGADMTRHAGPGGNYGELIAWDAAAGRRAWAVPEAFYVGGGPLVTGSDLVFYGTSDGWLRAVHARTGQVLWAQKLGSGIHSAPMTYRGPDGHQYLAVMSGVGGFAMTLQSKKGFPPRGGTLYVFTLPENIAAVPSLPGQQQGSGTGSPAGSGTGHR; encoded by the coding sequence GTGCTCGCCGTGGGCGGCGCGCTCGTCGCGTTCACCGGATGCGGCAAACCAAAAGCTGCGGGCCTCGACGCGGCGAACGCTTTGCCCCCGAGCGGACGCGCGCCGTTGGCGGCCGGCGACGTCGCCAACCCGGCGATGCTCACCCGCGCCGCGCGGTGGTACCCGCCGGGCGCGACGGAGGGCAACTGGCTCACCACGGGGCGCGATTACGGGATGACGCGCTACAGTCCGCTCACCGAGATCACGCCCGCGAACGTCGGCCGGCTCAAAACCGCGTTCTCGTTCTCGACTGCCGTCCCGCACGGGCACGAGGCCACGCCACTCGTCGCCGGCAACACGATGTACGTCGTCGCGCCGTTTCCGGACCGAGCGTACGCGCTCGACCTGACGCAGCCGGGCGCGCCCGTCAAGTGGACCTTCGAGCCCGACCCGTCGCCGACGGCGGTCGGCAAGGCGTGCTGCGACGCGGTCACCCGGGGCGCGATGATCGCCGACGGAAAGCTCATCTACAACCTCCTCGACGACCACACCGTCGCGGTCGACACCGCGACCGGGCACGAGGTGTGGCGCACCAAGATGGCGAACGTCGAGGACGGAATCACGATGACCATGGCGCCGCTCGTCGTGGGCGACCGGGTCTACGTCGGCAACTCCGGCGGCGAGATGGGCGCGCACGGCTGGGTCGCCGCGCTCGACGTGCACACCGGCAAGGAGTTGTGGCGCGCGTTCAGCACCGGCCCCGACTCGCTCGTCCGCATCAACGACACCTACAAGCCGTTCTACAGCTGGCTCAAGGGCAAGGACCTCGGCGCGACGAGTTGGCCCGCCGACGCGTGGAGGCACGGCGCGGGCGCGGTGTGGGGCTGGATCTCATACGACCCTGACCTCGACCTCGTCTACCACGGCACGAGCAACCCGGGCCCGTGGAACGCCGACCAGCGGCAGGGGCTCAACCTCTTCACGAGCGCCGTGTTCGCCCGCGACCCGGCCACGGGCTATGCCCGGTGGGCGTTCCAGTTCACGCCGCACAACGAGTGGGACTACGACGGCGTCAACTGGAACATCCTCGCCGACCTGCCCGTGAACGGGCAGACGCGCAAGGTCATGGTGCAGTTCAACCGCAACGGCTTCGCCTACACGATCGACCGTGCGACGGGCGAGGTGCTCGTCGCCAAGCCGTTCGGCTATCTCAACTGGGCGACCGGGATCGACCCGAAGACGGCGCAGCCGATCGTCAACCCCGAAAAGGAGACGGTGCCGGCCGGGCGCTGGGTGCGCAACATCTGCCCGCCCGACATCGGCGTCACCAACTGGCAGCCCGCCGCCTACTCGGCGCGCACGGGGCTGTTCTACGCGGCCGTGAACAACGCCTGCATGGATTACAAGGGCCGCGAGGCGAGCTACATCGCCGGGACGCCGTACTGGGGCGCCGACATGACGCGCCACGCGGGGCCCGGCGGCAACTACGGCGAGCTGATCGCCTGGGATGCGGCGGCGGGGCGGCGCGCGTGGGCGGTCCCCGAGGCGTTCTACGTCGGCGGCGGCCCACTCGTGACCGGGAGCGACCTGGTGTTCTACGGCACCTCAGACGGCTGGCTCCGCGCGGTGCACGCGCGCACCGGGCAGGTGCTCTGGGCGCAGAAGCTGGGCTCGGGGATCCACAGCGCGCCGATGACCTACCGCGGGCCGGACGGCCATCAGTACCTGGCCGTGATGAGTGGGGTCGGCGGCTTCGCCATGACGTTGCAGTCGAAGAAGGGGTTTCCGCCGCGCGGCGGCACGCTCTACGTCTTCACGCTCCCCGAGAACATCGCCGCCGTTCCGTCCCTTCCCGGCCAGCAGCAGGGCAGCGGCACGGGCAGCCCGGCGGGTTCGGGGACAGGCCACCGGTGA